From the genome of Mucilaginibacter paludis DSM 18603:
AAGTACGGTTACGAAACTATTTGGATTGACTGGGTGAGCCGCCAAACCGCTACCGACAGGGAGCAGTTTTTGTTTGGCGATTGTGGCACCTATACGCCTAACCCGAAAGGGCCTTTCTATTTATCGCACTATTTTTTATTGCTGCATGATGCCGGTAACTCATCAACAGCACCACAGCCGGGTATCAGCGATAACGGTGCAGCCCAGATCCGGGTAGGGTTGGATTACAGCCACAGAACGGTTTTCGACTCCTTGAAATTTGACGTTGGCGGTATGCTATCCTTAGAGCGCACCCGTGGTGTAGATGGCTTTAGGGTGCCTAAAGGCTTTGTAGCCAGTGCCTTTATCAGCTACCATAAGTTTGCTTTGTTTGAAGAATTTTATGGCGGCCAGGGCAGCCATGTGGACTATGGCGACTCGTTTTACGAAAAAAGCACTTATAACCGTTTGGATATCATCTACTCGCCTTTTGTTTTTAAACACATTAAAGGGCAGTTTATCATCAGCATCCATTCGTCGCCGGGGTATATCGGCGATAGCCAGCAGGCATTCAGATTAACTTATGATTTAGGCCGCAAGGTGCTCAAGAGATTTAAAACCGATAATTTATTATAGGTGCACCTTAGGGCTTGGTGTTAAATTGCTGGGGCTCGCTACCAAGGCTAACTTCAAATCGAAGGTATATAGGAGGTTATAGCAAGTAATAAAATAATGGCTATTGATTTTTATGATTTGGGCGATGTACATTTTGCGCAGCTATTATTTAAGATAGAGCATCATGACTTTGATTGTTTGAAAGATGTTTGGTTAGGGTTAAAAAACGCGACCGGGATATATATCGATCAATACGGTAAAACCAGAATTTATCCTACTCAGGTGAAGTTAATTGCCTCGCTAATTAAAGAGCACCTGGAAAAGATAAGTTCATCCGACGAGAAGGCAAAAAGACCATATTTTTTTGATTTATATAACAAGTTTGTAGAAACAGAAGGTGGCTTAATTGCTTTGGGTGATTAAGAGATGTTATCCTATCGGTTAAATTCAATACGCTAAGGAAAGGAATATTGATAATTGGCCACCGCCATCCTTCAGATTTTAAAATCCGGCTATACTTTGTATCTTGCTGTTTCGTAATCACGCTTATGAAAATACACCCTGCCAGCCTTTGGGCTGTTGTTACTTTATTGCTATTTACCGATACCGTTAATGCCCAAAGGAGACAAAAAGGGCCTAACAGTAACGATACTGTATCATCAGTTTATCAGCCATCCGATATATTCTCGCCCTTGTTCTATGCCGAACGGGGTAACGAGTACCATAGCGCAAACGGAGCGCCGGGCTCTAAGTACTGGCAAAACCGGGTAGACTATCAGATCAAAGCCAACCTGGACACCGTAAAAAAAGTGATCCGCGCAAGCGAAACCATCAATTATACCAACAATAGCCCCGATCAGCTTCGGTTTTTGTGGATCCAGTTAGATCAGAATACCTATCGTGCCGATGCCCGGTCTAACTTCCCTACGGGAGCCGCCGCCGCGCAACATACCAACGGTTACGAGTTTGAATCTGTCGAGATCATACAAAATGGCAAGGCCGAAAAGGTGCCCTATGTTTTAACCGACACCCGGATGCAGGTGCGTTTACCTAAAAGTATTTTGCCCAACGGCGGTAAAATAAGCGTGCTCATTAACTATCATTATGTTATTCCGGGCGCTTTTGGCGGCCGTACCGATTATGCCGATACTAAAAACGGAAAGATTTATGAGATAGCCCAGTGGTTCCCGCGGATGTGCGTGTATGATGATACCAGCGGCTGGGATACGTTGCCATTTTTAGGCAGCGGCGAGTTTTACCTGGAGTATGGCGATATTGATTACCAGGTTACCGTGCCCTGGGATATGATAGTAGCCGGATCTGGCGAATTGCTTAACCCGCAGGAGGTATTGACGCCCAAGCAGATAAGCCGCTTGCAGGCTGCCCGCAACAGCGATAAAACCATCATGATTATCAACCCGGACGAGGTAGCAAAACCCACCTCCAGACCGGTTAACCGGGGAACGCTTACCTGGCATTTTAAAATGAGCAATACCCGCGATGTAGCCTTTGGCGCATCACGCGCTTACATTTGGGATGCCGCGCGCGTAAACCTGCCCGGTGGTAAAAAATCGTTGGCTATGTCGGTTTACCCGGTTGAGAGTGCCGGTAACGATGCATGGGGCCGGGCTACCGAATACCTGAAAGGTTCTATAGAATATTTTTCGGCCAAGTGGTTTGTTTACCCTTACCCGGTGGCGGTTAATGAAGCCGGTATTGCAGGAGGCATGGAATACCCCGGGATTGTTTTTGACGGCATAACCGATAAGGGCAAGGAGTTGTTCTGGGTAACCGCCCACGAGATAGGACACAACTGGTTCCCGATGATTGTAGGATCAAACGAGCGCCGCTTTGCCTGGATGGACGAAGGCTTTAATACTTTTATTGATATTGGAGCCTCGGACGTGTTTAACAAAGGCGAATACGCGCCCAAACGCGATAGCGAATATGCTCCCGCAGGCGGTAACCCGGCTGATGAGATTATCCCCATCATTACCGATCCGAATGCACCTACCATCATGACGGCGGCCGACGCCATCAGCGAAAAATATCGCCATCCCATAGCCTATTTCAAACCCGCCTTTGGGTTGGTACTGTTGCGCGAACAAATTTTAGGTAAAGAAAGGTTTGACTATGCCTTCCGCAATTATATCCGCAACTGGGCCTTCAAACATCCTACCCCAAATGATTTTTTCCGGTCGATGGATAACGGGGCAGGGGAGGACCTATCGTGGTTTTGGAAAGGATGGTACTACAACAACTGGAAACTCGACCTTGCCATTATCCATGCCGAATACACCGACATCAACGACTTAAAAAAGGGAATCCGCGTTACCATAGCCAACAAAGAAAAAATGGTTATGCCCTGTACCGTAGAAGTGAAATACAAAGACGGTAGCAAGCAACGCATGCAACTCCCGGTAGAAACCTGGCTGCAAAATAAAGTCACCACGTTTACCTTCCCCTCAACAAGTGAAGTTGTCTGCGTAGATATTGACCCTGATGCGGCTTTGCCGGATGTGAACCGGGTGAATAATCATTGGGTGATGAAGTGAGGTGTGGGGGGATAAATCCCTTGGGTGATTAAAGTCAAAAGAGGTGGGAAAGTGCGATTCCCCTCTCGAGAGCAGGGCTGTTGCATTCTAAGTGAGTAATTGTTTCAATCTGCCGATGTCATTGCAAACGAGTCTTTGTGCTTGTGCTATATTTTGAAAGCCATGAGCTCTGAAAACGTTAATAGCGATGTTTCTAAACACCGATATATTTTCTGGTGCATGAGAAGTTCTAATGCGGGAGGCATCCTCTTTAAACGTGACATCCTTTACCCAATGTAGCTTATTCTCTATCCCCCAATGACTTCTGATTCCATAGCATAACAATTGTGCATTTTCCCTCACACTGCTGATATAGAATGCGCAATCCTCACTGATCTTATTTTTGTCTTTTACCCAACGCTCTACCTTGATTACCTGACTGGCGCCTATCCAGGCTTTACTGATTTCTTCTGGCGCCGGGCATATACATACCGATCTGCGCTCTGTACGTCCTTTATTTTTCTCCAATTCAACGAACTTGCTGCAAACCTTTGCTGTATCCGATGTCAGCGCCGCTATTTTTTCATAAAGGCCCTTTTGATTCTTTTTTACGCCTATCATATAATCATTATTCGTACCTATTATCAGCTCAACTGTTTTTTTTGGCAATGTAAGGCGTCAAGCGTAAACGTTACCCCTTCCAATCCCAGTTCAGCAATAAGCTTGCGTACCACCGGAATTTCACTTTCCTTTGAATTGTCTACAAGACCCTGGGCTAATACTTGACCACGGCTCCCATTATAGATACTCACCAAATTTACAAATCGCTGTTTTTCAAGCGCATAATCACTCATTGTCCCTTTGATCGCTTTGCCATCTATATTCATCCATTCATTTTTATTGATTTCTGTATACTGACTGGCCCATTGATAAAAAACTTCGCTTAAACTTTCAAAATCTAAATTCTGCAGTACACGCCTCACGGTATAAAACGTAGGCAAACGGGATTTTTTCGGAGTGAAATAAGTCAAAAGATCTTTTTGATTACGCTTTATAAAATCACCCAGAGCACGATAGCCGTAATAACCACTCATCGTCCCCATCACAAATAATAACAAAATAAACGTTTGGTCATGCCGCTGACCAGCCTTTCTACGCACGTCTGGCAACTTCTGCAAATAGGTTATGATGCCCTTGTCCATACTCTTTTTTCTGCAAATTTAAATCCTTCTTCTTTTAAATGCAACAGCCCTGCTCTCGAGAGGGGCGGAGGGGTGTGTTCTATGCGAGCGATTAAAGCCACTGCCTGTGAATGAGAGGTTCACAGAATGCTGCTTATAGAGGCCACCGCGCCGTGCTTCGACAGGCTCATGACACCTTTATTTTGTAATTTCCTTTAACCCTTTTGTGCGTAAAAGCTGTCCTCCTGATACTTCGTCGGGCTCAGTAGTCGAAGGACGTGCGGCATGGCCCTTTACGATGTGTTTTTAAGGCACCTGAACTCAGTTTAATCTTGTAATTACGGGATTAATAAATTATACATACCCGTCAACGGGTAATACATTATGTTTTTTCAAATCATAATGTATTATATTTACAATAATTTTCAAGCATTTTATGGCTTACATCAACCTGCCAAATACGCAACTGCCCGGAATAGTAGGGTTATTCGATTTTAGGAAAGATACAGGCAAAATTCTTGCCGATCTTGCTGAACTTTTACTCCGTGGGCCGTCAACATTGACAAGCGGAGAGCGCGAGATAATTGCCTCATCTGTATCTTATTGGAATGATTGCCATTTTTGTCATACATCCCATGCGGCAGCTGCAAAAGCGCACCTCGGGGCAGGTATGGAGCTGTTCGACCAAATAAAGGCTGGGTTTCCAGATGTTGAAATTTCGTCGAAGTTAAAAGCCCTGTTACTGATTGCACAGCAAGTTCAGAAAGGTACTAAACATGTTTTGCAGTCGGATGTCGATTTTGCAAAAGATTGCGGGGCCGACGATTTGGAAATTCATGATACTGTATTGATTGCTGCTGCCTTTTGCATGTATAACCGTTATGTGGATTGCTTAAACACCTGGGCCCCGGAACACAATGAAGAATATGTCTCCATGGGGGAGCGAATGGCACACGTAGGTTACGGCAAAACGATCCGGGCAACAGAAAGTTAGTTCAATTAAATTGAGCTTCATTAAAGCTTTTCAGAAGCTTAATTTTGTATCGTCTTCCAGAACAATGACAAAATATTATTGTATTTCCGGAATGCGTCCTGCCTAAGTAGAGATTGCTTCGTGCCTTATAATGCTTTCTTCTTAAGCTATTTATTATCAGTGTGTTTTGCGTTAATAATCAGTATTCTTAACTTAGGGCATCGGCCCGCTCAATCGCCGCGGGAAGGGCTGTTACTTTTGTCTTGACACAAAAGTAACCAAAAAGTCAAGACTGCCCGATCCTTCCGCCCGCAGGCCAACACCCGGCCCGGCGTGCAGTCTGGCCTTTGCCCGCTTTTGCCTCTGCACCAAAAAATCTATGAGGTTCAGACTTCATCTCTGTCTTTTCCGGGCCCCGGACCGGTTCCTCAATGACGCTTGGAGATGATATAATTGCGCTGATTGTGAGTGTTATAAAACGATCGTCATTGCGAGGAGGAACGACGAAGCAATCTCTAAGCTGTACAGGGCGAACTCGCAAGGCCTCCTTAAGGATGAGGTTATAGTCATTCTAAACAGCAAATGAGCTTGTACCGTTGTCGCTACTGCAAGCGTTATACTGGCGGTCATCATGCTAAGTAACCAGTGTATTATGAAAACCCTCACAAGCATTGAAACGGAATTTCTGTTGAGGCACACGCCACAGGCGTACGCCTGCGTTTGATAGTAAAGCGCATGCACATCAAGATCTTTTTCATTAAGATAAAGTTTAGTTGTTGACGCTGAACGACGTTTTAAGTGCCTGGTTAGAAGTGGCATTACTGATCGTAAAAGCATAGCTGAGGCCGGTATTATAAGTTCCGGAAGTCAGGCTTACGGTATTACAGGCAATTCCGGCGCTTGGCCGGGGATAGTCAATAGTTTGTGTGCTCCCGGCTTTAATAACAATGAGGCCGATATCCGTACAGTTCGTACTGATACAAGGCCTGCCCATATCAGCCCCCGTTGCACTGTATGCACGAAATAAGTTGCTTTTTGGATTGCAAATGAGATCCGGCATGAAATTATTTAAATTAACGTCCCGATTGGTCGTATTGGAAATTATGAGCTGGAAATGGATGGTATCGGTTTTACTGAATGAGGTCGTAACCATTCCACTGGAATTGGCGGTCTGTAATTTAAACGTTAATGGGAAATCCGTTGTATTGTCTTTTTTACAGCTCAATGATCCGAAAACCAAAATTGTAAAAATAAAAGATAAGTTAAAGCATTTCATAAGATTAAGGTTAGTCAAATAAAATACGTAAACAATAGTCAAAACGCTACAAGGGATTAAAATCTTTACTAAACTGAAGAGGCAGCTTGATTATCTTAAACGTTTATACACTTGTTCTTTAAAAAGCTACGCTTTTAAAGAGTTATTTATTATTTCCAGGATACGTTCATTTTTCACTATCCACATTCCTAATCGCTCTTCTGTAATGCCCTCTTTAAGTTGATAGCTGTTTACTGGGGTAGTATCTTCAAAAATAGTTTCCATATAACGGAAATTAATGTTTTGGATGGATGATAATTCATGGGCAACCTCCACGATATGCGTCGAAACTAAAAAGAAAGAAGTTCTTACTTCCGCAAAAGCGGTGATTATCGCAAGAGAGGCATCATACGCATCTTTAACATTTGTCCCTCTAAACAGTTCGTCAAAAATGACGAGTATATTTTTTGACTGATTTAATTTTTCAGCCACATGCTTAACCCGTAATACTTCCTTATAGAAGTGACTATGTCCCTGTTCCAGATCATCTGCTAAGTTTATGGTTGTGATCAGGCCTTTAAATGCGGAGGTTACCATGCTTTTTGCAGGCACCGGAAAACCTAATTGAGATAAATAAACAGCAATTCCAATTGATTTAAGCAGAGATGATTTCCCAGCCATATTAGTACCGGTGACAAAACAAACATTTTTGTCGGGACTAAATTCAATGTCATTACTTTTAGCATTGGCTATAAACGGATGGAATAAGCCCTTGATAATTAATGCCGTTGTGCTGGTTTCAATAACTGCAGGAAAAGTGAAACCAAGGGCCTTACCACTTTTACTAACAGATTGATAAACATCTAAATGATAAGCAACCTTTAACAAGGTTTTTATCTGCTCATTGGCAAGTTGCCTGAAAAAGTGATCTGCTTTCACCATATCGGTTGCACTACGATGGCGTTTCTTTATCAGTTGTTGTAGCCATTCAAATTCTTCCGGTTGGAAAGTGTCTAAAATAATTGAACGGAACTCCTGTATTTTTTTAGGCAGATCGCCGTGTAGTGTATCAGTGAATTTTATTAAGCTATCAACTATCGACAGAATATTTTTTACACCGGTTTGAATTACATAATAATCATCGTCATTAAATTTGAATGCATATATAACTTTTTGTATGAACTGGGTTATAACTGAAAATGGCCTGGCATGATAATGCTTTTTCAAATAAAACTCTGCAAAATCATAGTCGTTCCTATTTAAGTTAATTTGAATGTTGTGCTCTTCAATATACAAAAGCACATTTATTCTTTCCTGTATGTGAGCAACATCGATAAGCGGATTGTTGAACATATCCTGCAACACTTGATTGCCACCAATTGTAATGGTGTGGTTAAAAAGTTCATATACAGATTGTCGGGAATTGTTATTTGGAAATATTGCCAAATCATTTAACGTTTGCCTATCGATATCGAAATTCATAAAAATGCGTATAAGTTGCTTAAAGCTAATCTTTCTTTTAGATTATTTGTGATGATATCGTATAGTACGGCCCCGATGCTGGTACACGACTGTGGCGTGTGCCTTAACAGTTTTTAATAAATAAGCGCAACTTTTAAATGGGAATTATAACTCGTAATTTCCAATGCTAGTGCCCGTTGAGGCACACGCCGCAGGCGTGCGCCAGCGTTTGGTGTGCGAATCTGCTTTTCTTTAATTCCAATGGTGGAACAGCGACACGGGCGCACCAGTATTGGGAGGTATAAAATTCACTTGATAAATTTAAGGCTTGACTTTCCATAATTGCAATACATTAGATGTTATTAAGACAACTGTTTTGTTTTTATTTAACCCAAAAAAATAATCAGCTTTTGCAGGTAAGAACGAACTAAATAAATCTAACCCTTTTGCTAAGTTCTTTTTTCCATCAATGCAAAAAAATATTTCTGGACTGTCCATCTTTGCGACATGGTCAAGTTGGGACTTATCCAAAATAGTTAAATTAAATCCTTTTTCATTCAAATCAATTTTATATTGAACCTCTTTTAAATTTACGGTATCAATGTTATTATAAAATACCATTGAACCATTTTTACATTGATAGCTCCTACTTAACTCTACTTTATGACTTGGATTT
Proteins encoded in this window:
- a CDS encoding M1 family aminopeptidase, translated to MKIHPASLWAVVTLLLFTDTVNAQRRQKGPNSNDTVSSVYQPSDIFSPLFYAERGNEYHSANGAPGSKYWQNRVDYQIKANLDTVKKVIRASETINYTNNSPDQLRFLWIQLDQNTYRADARSNFPTGAAAAQHTNGYEFESVEIIQNGKAEKVPYVLTDTRMQVRLPKSILPNGGKISVLINYHYVIPGAFGGRTDYADTKNGKIYEIAQWFPRMCVYDDTSGWDTLPFLGSGEFYLEYGDIDYQVTVPWDMIVAGSGELLNPQEVLTPKQISRLQAARNSDKTIMIINPDEVAKPTSRPVNRGTLTWHFKMSNTRDVAFGASRAYIWDAARVNLPGGKKSLAMSVYPVESAGNDAWGRATEYLKGSIEYFSAKWFVYPYPVAVNEAGIAGGMEYPGIVFDGITDKGKELFWVTAHEIGHNWFPMIVGSNERRFAWMDEGFNTFIDIGASDVFNKGEYAPKRDSEYAPAGGNPADEIIPIITDPNAPTIMTAADAISEKYRHPIAYFKPAFGLVLLREQILGKERFDYAFRNYIRNWAFKHPTPNDFFRSMDNGAGEDLSWFWKGWYYNNWKLDLAIIHAEYTDINDLKKGIRVTIANKEKMVMPCTVEVKYKDGSKQRMQLPVETWLQNKVTTFTFPSTSEVVCVDIDPDAALPDVNRVNNHWVMK
- a CDS encoding carboxymuconolactone decarboxylase family protein; translated protein: MAYINLPNTQLPGIVGLFDFRKDTGKILADLAELLLRGPSTLTSGEREIIASSVSYWNDCHFCHTSHAAAAKAHLGAGMELFDQIKAGFPDVEISSKLKALLLIAQQVQKGTKHVLQSDVDFAKDCGADDLEIHDTVLIAAAFCMYNRYVDCLNTWAPEHNEEYVSMGERMAHVGYGKTIRATES
- a CDS encoding MutS-related protein, coding for MNFDIDRQTLNDLAIFPNNNSRQSVYELFNHTITIGGNQVLQDMFNNPLIDVAHIQERINVLLYIEEHNIQINLNRNDYDFAEFYLKKHYHARPFSVITQFIQKVIYAFKFNDDDYYVIQTGVKNILSIVDSLIKFTDTLHGDLPKKIQEFRSIILDTFQPEEFEWLQQLIKKRHRSATDMVKADHFFRQLANEQIKTLLKVAYHLDVYQSVSKSGKALGFTFPAVIETSTTALIIKGLFHPFIANAKSNDIEFSPDKNVCFVTGTNMAGKSSLLKSIGIAVYLSQLGFPVPAKSMVTSAFKGLITTINLADDLEQGHSHFYKEVLRVKHVAEKLNQSKNILVIFDELFRGTNVKDAYDASLAIITAFAEVRTSFFLVSTHIVEVAHELSSIQNINFRYMETIFEDTTPVNSYQLKEGITEERLGMWIVKNERILEIINNSLKA